One Carassius carassius chromosome 20, fCarCar2.1, whole genome shotgun sequence DNA segment encodes these proteins:
- the LOC132095959 gene encoding methyl-CpG-binding domain protein 3-like isoform X1: MERKRWECSALPNGWKREEVTRKSGLSAGKSDVYYFSPTGKKFRSKPQLVRYLGNSMDLSSFDFRTGKMLMSKLNKNRQQMRYDHSQNKGKPDLNTSLPVRQTASIFKQPVTKVTNHPSNKVKTDPQKAVEQPRQLFWEKKLSGLNTYDIAEELVKTMDLPKGLQGVGPGYTDKTLLSALASALHTSSAPITGQLSSAVEKNPGVWLNTTQPLCKAFMVTDEDIRKQEDLVYSVRKRLEEALMADMLAHIEEAAIEAKSLKEESNDEEMESV, translated from the exons ATGGAGAGGAAAAGGTGGGAGTGCTCGGCTCTCCCAAATGGTTGGAAAAGGGAAGAAGTGACCAGAAAGTCGGGCTTGTCCGCGGGGAAAAGCGATGTCTATTATTTTAG TCCCACAGGGAAGAAGTTTCGGAGTAAACCACAGCTGGTCCGATATCTGGGAAACTCCATGGACCTTAGCTCCTTTGATTTCCGCACGGGGAAGATGCTGATGAGCAAACTGAACAAGAACCGGCAGCAGATGCGCTATGATCACAGTCAGAACAAG GGTAAACCGGATCTGAACACCTCACTGCCGGTCCGACAGACAGCATCCATCTTCAAACAGCCCGTCACTAAGGTCACAAATCACCCTAGCAACAAGGTTAAGACGGACCCTCAGAAAGCTGTCGAGCAGCCCAGACAG CTGTTCTGGGAGAAGAAGCTGAGCGGACTCAACACGTATGATATCGCAGAGGAGCTGGTGAAGACCATGGATCTTCCTAAAGGACTGCAAG GTGTGGGTCCGGGCTACACAGATAAGACGCTGCTCTCGGCTCTAGCGAGCGCCCTGCACACCAGCTCGGCTCCCATCACCGGTCAGCTGTCCTCCGCGGTGGAGAAGAACCCCGGGGTCTGGCTCAACACCACACAGCCTCTGTGCAAAGCCTTCATGGTGACGGACGAAGACATCAG GAAGCAGGAGGATCTGGTGTACAGCGTGAGGAAGAGGCTGGAGGAAGCGCTCATGGCAGACATGCTCGCACACATCGAGGAAGCTGCCATCGAGGCCAAATCTCTGAAGGAAGAGTCCAACGACGAGGAAATGGAGTCTGTATAG
- the LOC132095959 gene encoding methyl-CpG-binding domain protein 3-like isoform X2 — translation MERKSPTGKKFRSKPQLVRYLGNSMDLSSFDFRTGKMLMSKLNKNRQQMRYDHSQNKGKPDLNTSLPVRQTASIFKQPVTKVTNHPSNKVKTDPQKAVEQPRQLFWEKKLSGLNTYDIAEELVKTMDLPKGLQGVGPGYTDKTLLSALASALHTSSAPITGQLSSAVEKNPGVWLNTTQPLCKAFMVTDEDIRKQEDLVYSVRKRLEEALMADMLAHIEEAAIEAKSLKEESNDEEMESV, via the exons ATGGAGAGGAAAAG TCCCACAGGGAAGAAGTTTCGGAGTAAACCACAGCTGGTCCGATATCTGGGAAACTCCATGGACCTTAGCTCCTTTGATTTCCGCACGGGGAAGATGCTGATGAGCAAACTGAACAAGAACCGGCAGCAGATGCGCTATGATCACAGTCAGAACAAG GGTAAACCGGATCTGAACACCTCACTGCCGGTCCGACAGACAGCATCCATCTTCAAACAGCCCGTCACTAAGGTCACAAATCACCCTAGCAACAAGGTTAAGACGGACCCTCAGAAAGCTGTCGAGCAGCCCAGACAG CTGTTCTGGGAGAAGAAGCTGAGCGGACTCAACACGTATGATATCGCAGAGGAGCTGGTGAAGACCATGGATCTTCCTAAAGGACTGCAAG GTGTGGGTCCGGGCTACACAGATAAGACGCTGCTCTCGGCTCTAGCGAGCGCCCTGCACACCAGCTCGGCTCCCATCACCGGTCAGCTGTCCTCCGCGGTGGAGAAGAACCCCGGGGTCTGGCTCAACACCACACAGCCTCTGTGCAAAGCCTTCATGGTGACGGACGAAGACATCAG GAAGCAGGAGGATCTGGTGTACAGCGTGAGGAAGAGGCTGGAGGAAGCGCTCATGGCAGACATGCTCGCACACATCGAGGAAGCTGCCATCGAGGCCAAATCTCTGAAGGAAGAGTCCAACGACGAGGAAATGGAGTCTGTATAG